The segment CGCCCCAGGTGTGGCAGGGAGGAGCAGGCGGAGGCAGGAAGGGAAAGGGCTGCTTGAAGGCTCCTGTCTCCCACGTCATTTCTGGTGAAGCAGCTCAGAGCACATCCCTCTACTGGCTGCTGCCACGCTGCTGGGGGCTGCTCTGTTGGCAGGACTTCTCTCACCtggggctgaagctgaaacagcaGGCAAAGGGGAGTCAGGCTCCCATTTCTCACCCCAGATGCCCTTTATGGTTCATCTGGAGGAAAAACTCCTGCATCTTCAAGGAATGTGCTCACTTCTCTGTATTTCACCCATGAACCCGACCTGAGAAAACCCAGGGCCTCGTGAAACAGAAAGCACTGCCATGGGGCCCTCCTGCTCTGCTCAGAATGTGGAGGGCCTTGACTTGCACCCTCACTGCAGGTGGAAGTGCAGCCAGGTGTGGTCCAGTTCTGCGGGAAGCCAGGCCCCTCCCGCTGGATGCTTGCTACATGAGCACAGAGGCCGGGGAGCAGGCTGAGAGGGAGGCGGCAGGCAGGCATGGGGCGGATCTTTGGAGGCTGTGAGCCATTCTTCTGAGCTCTGCCATCTTCTCCGCAGTAGCCGCCTCAGCATGGAGGGCCCTGCCAGCCCAGCACGTGTCCCCAGGGCGCTGCCCTACTACATGGCCTTCTCCCAACTGCTGGGCCTGATCGTGGTGGCCATGACTGGTGCCTGGCTTGGTATGTACCGAGGCGGCATTGCCTGGGAGAGTGCCCTGCAGTTCAACGTGCACCCCCTCTGCATGATCATAGGCCTGGTCTTCCTGCAGGGAGACGGTGAGTCTCTGGGTGACACCACCTGGGAGCGGGTTTGAGGGACCCTTTCACCCCGGAAGCTGGCTCAGAGCCTGGGGACACTGGGAATCCAAATCAGGGCCCTCTGAGGCTGCTGGGTGGCAACTCCTTTCTGACTTAAAAGTGTGTGTAGATGATGGACTTGGCAGAGCTAGAGCTCCTCTCTCTGGGGTAGGATCCAGGCTGTGGTTGGCCATGCACTCTGCCTCAAGGCCAGGAGGCCATGGCCTTCTCCTTCTAGAAACAAGAAAGCTGGATCTATCCATTTTTCCTCGAGGTGGTCCTGGTGTCAGCAACCCCTTCAGCAGCAGGCTCCTAAGAGGCGTTCCCCAGGCCCCCTGGCCCTGACCACCTCAGCGGAAGAGGGGGAATTCATTTCGGATCACAAGGTTCTGCTTTGAGAACCAGgggtttcccaaccagggagccTACTTGCTAAAAGTAGTGAATATGTGATCAGGGTGCTGGACAAACTGAAGACCATCAAAGCTAAGGGGTGAACTCAGAAGTATGTGGCACCTTGGTGTGCCTGCTTGATGAGCCTAAAACAGCCTGGAATACCCGGGGACAGCTGATAAGAAGGTGCGGGGTGGGCGCGCCAGGGCGCAGGAGCCttgttttcttcccccttcctGTGGCTGGGGTACCTGGACAAGCCCTAGACTCAGGTCCCCTCTTCAGCCGAGGGTGTGTCTCCTCGCTGCCCTGGCCGGAGGGCTGCGGGCTGGGGTTAGCGTGCTGACCTTCCCTTTCTCACGGCCCACAAGCCCTGCTGGTTTACCGCGTCTTCAGGAATGAGGCCAAACGCACCACCAAAGTCCTGCACGGGCTGCTGCACGTCTTCGCCTTCGTCATCGCCTTGGTGGGTGAGTTGGGGGCCGGCGCGCCCTTCCTCCACCTCTGCTGACTTGGGGAAGTAGCTGCTTCACTGTCcagtccctgcccctccccagcagcCCCCCAGGTAGGGACACTGGGTGTTGGCAGCCACCGAGCCGGGACTGGAGCCCAGAAGTCCCGCCCAGGCAGGTTTCCCTCGGGTCACCGCATCCCCTCAGTCCCCATCAGCCCTGTCCTCACGCTACCCCCGCCTCCCGCCAGGTCTGGTGGCGGTGTTCGAGCACCACAGGAAGAAGGGCTACGCCGACCTGTACAGCCTGCACAGCTGGTGCGGCATCCTGGTCTTCGCGCTCTTCTTTGCGCAGGTGAGTCCTCGCGGCCCCACGGTggcggggaggggcagggagcaggCCCCGAACCGGCTGCGGCCAGGTGTGCGCCCGGAGGTGCGCCCAGGGCGTCCCCGGGCTGCGCGGAGCGGGCGCAGCTCGGTCCCCGGCAGCACCTCGCCTTTTCTCCCAGTGGCTCGTGGGCTTTAGCTTCTTCCTGTTCCCGGGCGCCTCGTTTTCTCTGCGGAGCCGCTACCGCCCGCAGCACGTCTTCTTCGGCGCCGCCATCTTCCTGCTCTCGGTGGCCACCGCCCTGCTGGGCCTGAAGGAGGCGCTGCTGTTCGAGCTCGGGTGAGCGCCCCCTCCCGGCGGCTCTGTGCGGGGCGGCCGAGCAGGGGCTTTTCtcccggggcggggcggggtggggggcggactCGGGCTTGGGACCCCAGGGCGTCTTTCCGGCTGGGGTGAAGGGCACTGGGTTTAAGGGCGACGCCTCAACCCCGCAGGACCAAGTACAGCATGTTCGAGCCCGAGGGCGTCCTGGCCAACGTGCTGGGCCTGCTGCTGGCCACCTTCGCCACGGTCATACTCTACATCCTGACCCGCGCCGACTGGAAGCGGCCCCTCCAGGCGGAAGAGCAAGCGCTCTCCATGGACTTCAAGACGCTGACGGAGGGCGACAGCCCCAGCTCCCAGTGACGGGTGCCCCATCCTGGCCCCTCCTGTTCCA is part of the Bubalus kerabau isolate K-KA32 ecotype Philippines breed swamp buffalo chromosome 4, PCC_UOA_SB_1v2, whole genome shotgun sequence genome and harbors:
- the LOC129648855 gene encoding transmembrane ascorbate-dependent reductase CYB561, which codes for MEGPASPARVPRALPYYMAFSQLLGLIVVAMTGAWLGMYRGGIAWESALQFNVHPLCMIIGLVFLQGDALLVYRVFRNEAKRTTKVLHGLLHVFAFVIALVGLVAVFEHHRKKGYADLYSLHSWCGILVFALFFAQWLVGFSFFLFPGASFSLRSRYRPQHVFFGAAIFLLSVATALLGLKEALLFELGTKYSMFEPEGVLANVLGLLLATFATVILYILTRADWKRPLQAEEQALSMDFKTLTEGDSPSSQ